TGGCTACTTTACACAACTTTACATCGTGATAAATTTTGCGCGTATCTTGTCTTTACCCCCATTAGAAGAACAACAAGAAATCGTTAATCGGGTTCATACATTTTTGAAGGTTGTCAATCGTATTGAACAACAATACCAACAAGCCAAAGCCAACCTAGACCAACTCGACCAATCAATCCTAGCCAAAGCCTTTCGCGGCGAACTCGTACCCCAAGACCCCAACGACGAACCCGCATCCGTCCTGCTAGAACGCATCCGCGCAGAACGCGCCAAACTCCAAACCAAAACAGCGATTAGTAACAAGTTAAGGAAAAGCAGGAATTGTCAAGGGTAAAGGAAAAGGCGATAAGTCAAGGGTTTGAGGCTCTTTTCGTATTGTCTTAACAACATCAAGGTTTTTGTTCTCTGGAGCAGCAAAAAATAAAACTGGATCGGTTGCTCGACCCTTGTTATAAGCATGATTAAAATGGTAAAGCCCACGAAAAATCATCTCTAAAGAAATGCGTTCAAACGGGAGGGCTATTTCATCAGCAACAGCATCTGCAAGGTCGATTAAAACTGCATAAAATAACCAAGTTGCCCAAACTTGAAGCTTGACACCATTGACAGAACCTGTCCAGAGATAACTTAACCCCAGCAAGCGTTTGGCAGTATTAAATGCCTCTTCGATTCTCCATCGTTTCGCATAAAGATCGGCAACGACATAAGGTGGAAGAATTTGAGGATCTAAAACTGAAGTAACATAGGCATACCAAGTCTTGCCTTGCTTGACTTCAATGAGACGTAAACGTAATATTTTTTGGTGTTTATCCTCTGTGTTGAAGGAAATTATCCGGTCTCGAAGTGTGTAGTCGTAGCTGAAAATTCGCTCAACATCAAATACTGCATTTGATTTGATGCGAGTAATAAAATCAACCTGTTTGGCAATCAAGCGCAAGAAAAAACCAAAATCATAAAAGCCACGGTCGAGAACTAGCAAGGTTTTAGCACTAGCAATATTAATTAAATCATCGAGAAAATTAGTATCATGTGCTAAGGGATTAGTATGAAACCAAACTTGTACGGGTAATCGTGTTAACAAATCAATCACTGTACATATTTTGCCGGCTAACTTACCTTGTGGAACATCTTTTAAACTATCTAATTTACGAAATAAAGCTTCGAGTGTTGACCCGTCCGCAATCCATATATTCACAAAATGCTTCTTGGCATATTTGACTGCTGCTGGTAGGGTTCGTTTTTCGCGAAGAAGCCAACGCGATTTCAACAATGGTAACAAATCGTGAAACACTCGTTCAAATAGTTCTGCTGGAAAACTGAGAAACCTCTGTGACAACCCCTGCTGTGATACTTTAACAGCTTTACCCCATAACAATTCCTCCTGCTCCAACATTCGAGTTAGTTCATGTACTGATGCTACTTGCCGCCAAATCACAGTTAACATCGCTGCAACCATTAATGACAGATTAAGTATACGGTCGCGTAATCCAAGGCTTCGATAATAGGCACTTTGAGCGTATATTGCTGGACTCAGCAAATTTTTTAAGTGTTCGCTTATTGCTTCATTATCCGCAAGTGGGGTGTTTCGACGACGAACATGGTCAGGGTTTCTCGGTTTTTTGGTTGGCATGATTTTGAACCAAAAGATGCACTATTACTAGTTTCTCAGCTTTTTGAGTCCCTCTATACTGCTCTTGACAAAACCTCAAAAACCTTAACTTGTCACGAATCCCAAAACAGCTAAAAAATCCACCACCAAAACCAGCGCACGACGTACCAAAAAAACACAACCACAACAAGAAGAATCGGTACAGCTAGACCTGGGGTTGGAGTAGCGAAGACAAAATAGCGATCGCACCAATTCAATAACTCATCCTCTCACAGCAGAGCTTGACACCCTCTATTTATCGCACAAAAGCAACCAGAGCAAGCATTTCGCCCTTAATCGCGGAATGTCCCTGAATCCCTGCCAAACCTCTAAAAAGCTAAAAAGCTAAATTTAGCTAAAGCCAAAAAGCTAATTTTACAAAAAGCTAAAAAGATAATTAGCTAAATTTATTAATTGACAAATTAATCAAATGAGTTTAAGTTAATTGGCTAATTTAATAAATTACTAAAAATATATATGTTGACGATTACCGTAAGCTCCTTGAGTGGCGGACAGGGCAAGACGACGACCTCACTGTTCTTGGGGCGGCTGCTATCACGCCAGGGCTTGCCCACCTTGATGCTAGACTCCGACCCTCAACATAATCTCACCACCTATCTGGGGTTTGAGTTAGAACCCAACCAACCAACCCTATTGGAAT
The sequence above is drawn from the Calothrix sp. 336/3 genome and encodes:
- a CDS encoding IS4 family transposase, with amino-acid sequence MPTKKPRNPDHVRRRNTPLADNEAISEHLKNLLSPAIYAQSAYYRSLGLRDRILNLSLMVAAMLTVIWRQVASVHELTRMLEQEELLWGKAVKVSQQGLSQRFLSFPAELFERVFHDLLPLLKSRWLLREKRTLPAAVKYAKKHFVNIWIADGSTLEALFRKLDSLKDVPQGKLAGKICTVIDLLTRLPVQVWFHTNPLAHDTNFLDDLINIASAKTLLVLDRGFYDFGFFLRLIAKQVDFITRIKSNAVFDVERIFSYDYTLRDRIISFNTEDKHQKILRLRLIEVKQGKTWYAYVTSVLDPQILPPYVVADLYAKRWRIEEAFNTAKRLLGLSYLWTGSVNGVKLQVWATWLFYAVLIDLADAVADEIALPFERISLEMIFRGLYHFNHAYNKGRATDPVLFFAAPENKNLDVVKTIRKEPQTLDLSPFPLPLTIPAFP